The genomic region CCAACGTCAAACGCAAAACCGACCGTGACGACGCACTGAAACTCGCTCGCATGGCTGCCATGGGAGAACTCAAAGCCGTCCACACGCCATCGCCGCAGCACCGTGAATTTCGCTCTCTGGTCAAATATCGCAAGACACTTGACCAGAGAATCAACAAGACCAAAAACACGATCCGTGCGTGGTTCGTCAACCATGGAATCGAAATCGCTTCGGGCGAGAAAGCCTGGTACACAGGTCGTGAGAAAATTAACTCGTTTCGTAAACCGCTGGTCGACTGTGATGCCGACGAACTCTGGAAAGGAGAACTCGATATTGAACTAACCATCCTCGACTCACTCACCGAGCAACTCGACGGAGTGGTCAAAAAGCTCGAGGCGATCGGTAAAACCGATGAGCGGATTCGACGCGTGCAAACGATCCCCGGCGTCGGGCCTCGTACCGCCGAGATCCTCGTCGCCTGTATCGACGATCCTCATCGCTTCGACAACGGAAGACAAGTGTCCGCCTACTTCGGCCTGGTGCCTCGTCAATACCAATCGGGCGAGACCGATCGCAACGGACGTATCACCAAACGAGGCAATCCACTGGCGAGAACCATTCTGGTTGAGTGTGCCTGGGCATCGCTGCGTTATAACCCTTGGGCCAAGGGAGTCTACGAGCGAATCTGCGGCAAACAAAAGACTCGAAAAAAGAAAGCGGCGATCGCACTGGCTCGCAAGCTCGCCGTGATCGCTTGGGCGTTGCTCCGCGATGAGCGAGACTGGGATCCTGCACAGATGATTGCGGTGACAAAATCTTACGATGGCAAACTGCCAATCGACGAAGCGGAACTCGCGGCGATGCCCAAGAAGGAATGCCGCCACAAACGCAAACGCC from Novipirellula caenicola harbors:
- a CDS encoding IS110 family transposase, with translation NVKRKTDRDDALKLARMAAMGELKAVHTPSPQHREFRSLVKYRKTLDQRINKTKNTIRAWFVNHGIEIASGEKAWYTGREKINSFRKPLVDCDADELWKGELDIELTILDSLTEQLDGVVKKLEAIGKTDERIRRVQTIPGVGPRTAEILVACIDDPHRFDNGRQVSAYFGLVPRQYQSGETDRNGRITKRGNPLARTILVECAWASLRYNPWAKGVYERICGKQKTRKKKAAIALARKLAVIAWALLRDERDWDPAQMIAVTKSYDGKLPIDEAELAAMPKKECRHKRKRRLAKEAKASKEAKSSQTSAKKRSITTENRSTSSKQPSAATRSTRTQRPTKRTNQTRNRSPRARKPVTPA